The sequence ATTGAATGCTGAAAAGCACAACTGTTTGAGCGAAAGCGAGTTTTGTGTTTTTAATGAAATAAGCTATAGTTAATCAACTTCTTTGAATATGAAGTAATTCTTTGTTTTCTTTTATTTTAAAGTAAGTTTATCTTCTGCTACTTCTAAAATTTCTTTTTTCTTTCTCCCTCTTTTTTTAGGTACAGGGATAATTTTTCTATCTTCTACTGCACTCTCTAGCATTCTTTTTATATATTTTCCTGTATAACTTTTCTCTACCATAGCTATATCCTCAGGAGTACCACAAGCTACAACAGTTCCTCCTCTATCTCCACCATCTGGTCCAATATCAATTATATAGTCAGCAGTTTTTATTACATCTAGATTATGTTCTATAATAACTACACTATTTCCTTTTTCTACAAGTCTATTTAAAACCTCTAAAAGTTTTCTAATATCTTCAAAGTGCAGTCCAGTAGTTGGCTCATCTAAAATATATATAGTTTTTCCTTTAGTCATCTTAGAGAGCTCTGTAGCCAGTTTTATTCTTTGTGCTTCTCCTCCAGATAGGGTAGTAGCTGGTTGTCCAAGTTTTATATAATCAAGTCCTACATCTATTAATACTTTTAGCTTTCTTTCAAGAGCAGGTATATTTTGGAAAAACTCATAAGCTTCTGACACACTCATATTTAAAACATCAGATATAGTTTTACCCTTATAAAATACATCAAGAGTCTCTTTGTTGTACCTTTTTCCCTTACATACTTCACACTCTACATATACATCAGGTAAAAAGTTCATCTCTATTTTGATAATACCAGCTCCTTGACAAGCTTCACATCTTCCTCCTTTCACATTGAAAGAGAATCTCCCCTTTGTAAATCCATGTGCTTTTGCATCTTTTGTTTCAGCAAAAAGAGTTCTAATATCATCAAATAGTTTTGTATATGTAGCAGGGTTAGAACGAGGTGTTCTACCAATAGGGCTTTGGTCTATATTGATTACTTTTTCTAAATATTCAGTTCCCTCAATAGATTTATATTCAAGAGGATAGAGCTTTCCTTTATTTAATTTATTAAATAGTGCTGGGAAAAGAGTATGATTGATAAGAGTAGATTTCCCACTTCCACTTACACCAGTAACAACTGTCATCACTCCTAAAGGAATCTCAACATCTATGTTTTTCAGATTATTTCCCCTTGCTCCAATAATTTTTAGAGATTTATCCCAACTACGTCTAGTACTAGGGATATCTATTTTTAATTCACCTTTTAAATATTTTCCAGTAAGAGAGTTAGGATTTTCTATAACCTCTTGTGGAGTTCCATGAGCTACAATCTCTCCACCATAAGCTCCAGCTCTAGGTCCAATATCTATTATCTCATCAGCTTGAATCATAGTGTCTTCATCATGCTCTACAACAATTAGAGTATTTCCTAAATCTTTTAATCTTCCAAGAGTAGCAAGTAATTTGTCATTATCTTTTTGGTGTAGCCCTATACTTGGCTCGTCTAATACATAGAGTACTCCAGTTAGACCAGACCCAATTTGAGTAGCTAGTCTTATTCTTTGAGATTCTCCTCCAGAAAGAGTTTTAGTCTCTCTTCCAAGACTTAAGTAATCAAGTCCTACATTTATCATAAAGGATAATCTTTCTTTTATCTCTTTTAATATCTCTTTAGCAATTTTTTCCTGTTTAGATGTTAAAGTTATTCCGTTGAAAAAATTTAGAGCATCTTTTATACTCATATCACAAAGTTCCATAATATTTTTATCGCCAACTGTTACAGCTAGGACTTCAGGTTTTAATCTTTTACCATTACAAACTTTACAAACTCTCTCTATCATATATTTATTTTCTATCTCTTCCTTCATAGCATCAGAGAAAGTTTCATAGTATCTTCTCTCTAAATTTTTTACAGCTCCTTCATACTCTTTATAGCCATGGAATTGGAAGTCATCTCCCTCATAATCAAATCTAAATTTTTCAGTAGCTCCATGAAAAATTATATCTAAATCTCTTTTACTCATCTCTTTGATAGGCTTAGATATATCTATGTTGAAAGCTTTAGCCATAGATTTAAAAATCTCCCAACTATATCCTTTTCTGCTAGAAGCTCCTGGAATATACATACCACCATCAAGAATAGAGAGTTCCTCATCTTCAATAAGTTTATTCTCATCTACTTCAAGTTTTTTTCCTATTCCTTTACATTCAGGGCAGGCACCAAATGGAGCGTTGAAAGAGAAAAGTCTAGGGCTTAAATCTGGAATACTTACTTCATCATGCTCAGGACAAGCGTAGTTTTCACTATAGCTAAAATCCTCTCCATTTATATTTAGTATTATTTTTCCGTTAGATAGCTCTGATGCACTTTCTACTCCTTGAGTAAGTCTACTTTGAAACTCTTTATCCTCTTTTTTTAGAATCAATCTATCAATAACTACTTCAATATTATGCTTTTTATTTTTATCTAAGATAATTTCATCTTCTAAATATAAAATCTCTCCATTTACCCTAGTTCTTACAAAACCTTTTTTTAAAAGATTAAGAAAAAGATTTTTATGAGTACCTTTTTTATCTTTAACTACAGGAGAAAGAATTATCATCTTATCTCCCTCTTGAAATCTTTCTAAAGCTCCCTCTACTATCTCTTCTATACTCTGTTTTTCTACAGGTCTATTACATATAGGGCAGTGAGCAATACCAATATGAGCAAACAGAAGTCTCATATAGTCATATACCTCTGTAATAGTTCCAACAGTAGAACGAGGATTTCTGTTAGTTGTTTTTTGCTCAATAGATATAGCTGGAGCTAATCCCTCTATACTATCTACATCTGGTTTTGTCATTTGTCCAATAAATTGTCTGGCATAGGCAGATAGACTTTCTACATATCTTCTTTGTCCCTCTGAATATATTGTATCAAAAGCAAGAGAAGATTTTCCACTTCCACTTACTCCAGTTATTACTATAAATTTATTTTTGGAAATCTCTATGTCTATATTTTTTAAGTTATGTTCTCTAGCACCTTTTATAATTATTTTATCTAACACTTATATTTCCACCTCAAACTTATAAATACTCATTTTTCGATTCATATTATACATCATTTTTATCAAAAATGAAATAGTAAAAACTTTATTTAGAGGGGAAACAGCAATTAATATAAATGGTTATTGCGATGAAAAATAATAAGTATATAGAAATAAAATTATTGGGCTCAAAAATATCTTTAGAAAAATTGACAAGATAAATTAAAAGGACTATAATAAAAGAGTATCTTGAAGATTATAATATTTATATTAGGGGAGAGAAAATGAATTTAAGTACAGTATTTATAAATGCTTTAACACTGATTGCTGTTTTGAACCCATTTGGAAATGTTCCACTTTTTATTGGAATGACAGAAGGAATGGAAAAAGAAATAAGAAATAAACTTTTTAAGACGATAGCTATTACGGGTTTTTTTATAACCTGGATTTTTAGTTTGTTTGGTGAATTTCTAATGATAAATTTTTATAAAATAAATATGAATGAATTGAAAATGGCTGGTGGTTTAATTTTAGTATTAATGGCAATAAAAAACTTAATTTTTTCTTCAAAAAAGAGGAAATCTGAAAATAAGCTTTCACCAGAAGAGCAAATAAAACAAGCTGTTATTCCAATGGCTTTTCCAATGATGGTGGGACCTGGAAGTTTGACAACAGCTTTAATAGGACGTTCAGAACATGGATTGTTGAAAAATAGTTTTTCTATATTTATAGCTTTTATTTTGATATATTTAGTACTTATGATAGGAAACTATTTAGAAAGGATCTTTGGAAAATTAGTACTGTATATACTTTCAAAAGTAATGCAGATATTTATAATGTCCATTGGTTTTAGAATATTTTTCGATGGACTTTCTCATGTATTGGAGAAGATACAATAAAATTCTAAAAGAATTATATTTTCTTTCAGATAATTAATATATTTTTATTGCAAAAATTATTTAAATTTTATATTTTTCTTTTTTTAAAATTTGAAGTAGAATAATTTCAAGTTAATAAAACAGATTGAGGTGCAATTGATAAGAGTAAAATTCAGGAGCTATCCAAGCTATGAATGGATTTGAAAGGTAAAATTGCCGAAGTTTAAATCTTTTGGAAAGAGATTTTTACTGGGGATATGGAGAATATCCATATAACTGTCATTGAGTTTTCAATGTTGTGCTTTCTGTGAGGTAAGAAAAATTTTTACATTTTGATGTATTTATTTTAGAATTGTACCAGCAGAGAACCTCTGCTGTTTTTTTTTACCAAAAAATTCTAGTAATTATAAGGGAGGGAAAAATGAGAGTAGTTCTCAAATATGGTGGTTCAAGTGTGGCTACAATTGAAAAAATTCAAAAAATAGCTGAGTATATTATTGGATTGAAGGAAAAATATGAAGATGTTGTTGTTGTTGTTTCAGCTATGGGCAAAACAACTGATAGATTAATTAGTTTAGCTAAAGAGATTACAGAAAATCCAAGTCAAAGAGAACTAGATTCTTTAATGGCAACAGGAGAACAACAGAGTATAGCATTACTTTCGATAGCACTTAATTCTAAGGGGCAAAAAGCTATATCTCTTACAGGTTTTCAAGCAGGAATAAGGACTTCTGGTGTACATACTAAAAATAAAATAGAAAGTATTTCATCTGACAGTATTGAAGGATATTTAAAAAATGGAAATGTAGTTATAGTAGCAGGATTTCAGGGAATAAATGAAAATGGAGATATTACTACATTAGGAAGAGGAGGTTCAGATACAAGTGCAGTAGCATTAGCTGCAGCTCTTAATTGTGAATGTAGAATATATACAGATGTAGATGGAATATATAGTGTTGATCCAAGACTTTATCCAAAAGCAAAATTTTTAGATAGAATATCTTATGAAGAGATGATGGAAATGGCTAATCTAGGAGCTGGAGTAATGGAGACAAGAGCAGTTGAACTAGGAAAAAAATTTGGGATACCAATTTTTGTTGGCAGAAGTTTGAGTGAAATAGGAGGAACATATATAATGGAAAAAAATGTAGCTTTGGAAGAAAAACTAGTAACAGGAATAAGTATAACAAAGGAGATAGTAGTTACAACTATCTCAAATATACCATTTTCATCTGAGAATA comes from Fusobacterium necrogenes and encodes:
- the uvrA gene encoding excinuclease ABC subunit UvrA; its protein translation is MLDKIIIKGAREHNLKNIDIEISKNKFIVITGVSGSGKSSLAFDTIYSEGQRRYVESLSAYARQFIGQMTKPDVDSIEGLAPAISIEQKTTNRNPRSTVGTITEVYDYMRLLFAHIGIAHCPICNRPVEKQSIEEIVEGALERFQEGDKMIILSPVVKDKKGTHKNLFLNLLKKGFVRTRVNGEILYLEDEIILDKNKKHNIEVVIDRLILKKEDKEFQSRLTQGVESASELSNGKIILNINGEDFSYSENYACPEHDEVSIPDLSPRLFSFNAPFGACPECKGIGKKLEVDENKLIEDEELSILDGGMYIPGASSRKGYSWEIFKSMAKAFNIDISKPIKEMSKRDLDIIFHGATEKFRFDYEGDDFQFHGYKEYEGAVKNLERRYYETFSDAMKEEIENKYMIERVCKVCNGKRLKPEVLAVTVGDKNIMELCDMSIKDALNFFNGITLTSKQEKIAKEILKEIKERLSFMINVGLDYLSLGRETKTLSGGESQRIRLATQIGSGLTGVLYVLDEPSIGLHQKDNDKLLATLGRLKDLGNTLIVVEHDEDTMIQADEIIDIGPRAGAYGGEIVAHGTPQEVIENPNSLTGKYLKGELKIDIPSTRRSWDKSLKIIGARGNNLKNIDVEIPLGVMTVVTGVSGSGKSTLINHTLFPALFNKLNKGKLYPLEYKSIEGTEYLEKVINIDQSPIGRTPRSNPATYTKLFDDIRTLFAETKDAKAHGFTKGRFSFNVKGGRCEACQGAGIIKIEMNFLPDVYVECEVCKGKRYNKETLDVFYKGKTISDVLNMSVSEAYEFFQNIPALERKLKVLIDVGLDYIKLGQPATTLSGGEAQRIKLATELSKMTKGKTIYILDEPTTGLHFEDIRKLLEVLNRLVEKGNSVVIIEHNLDVIKTADYIIDIGPDGGDRGGTVVACGTPEDIAMVEKSYTGKYIKRMLESAVEDRKIIPVPKKRGRKKKEILEVAEDKLTLK
- a CDS encoding MarC family protein; amino-acid sequence: MNLSTVFINALTLIAVLNPFGNVPLFIGMTEGMEKEIRNKLFKTIAITGFFITWIFSLFGEFLMINFYKINMNELKMAGGLILVLMAIKNLIFSSKKRKSENKLSPEEQIKQAVIPMAFPMMVGPGSLTTALIGRSEHGLLKNSFSIFIAFILIYLVLMIGNYLERIFGKLVLYILSKVMQIFIMSIGFRIFFDGLSHVLEKIQ
- a CDS encoding aspartate kinase — protein: MRVVLKYGGSSVATIEKIQKIAEYIIGLKEKYEDVVVVVSAMGKTTDRLISLAKEITENPSQRELDSLMATGEQQSIALLSIALNSKGQKAISLTGFQAGIRTSGVHTKNKIESISSDSIEGYLKNGNVVIVAGFQGINENGDITTLGRGGSDTSAVALAAALNCECRIYTDVDGIYSVDPRLYPKAKFLDRISYEEMMEMANLGAGVMETRAVELGKKFGIPIFVGRSLSEIGGTYIMEKNVALEEKLVTGISITKEIVVTTISNIPFSSENIAKIFSIIDGCGLNINMITQNLNKYMRAELSFSSQLSEKYLLNQIIDKIRADFPECDINLCEHLGMLSIVGVGMINNSGIAGKFFSVLSKNGINFYQITTSEISISCSIDRENIQKAVEAVAQEFSL